A single window of Myxocyprinus asiaticus isolate MX2 ecotype Aquarium Trade chromosome 48, UBuf_Myxa_2, whole genome shotgun sequence DNA harbors:
- the gnaia gene encoding guanine nucleotide binding protein (G protein), alpha inhibiting activity polypeptide a has translation MGCTLSSDDKSAQERSKMIDKNLRDDGEKASREVKLLLLGAGESGKSTIVKQMKIIHEAGYSEEECKQYRAVVYSNTIQSIIAIIRAMGRLKIDFADGARADDARQLFVLAGSVDEGFMTGELAGIIQRLWKDAGVQACFSRSREYQLNDSASYYLNDLDRISSASYVPTQQDVLRTRVKTTGIVETHFTFKDLHFKMFDVGGQRSERKKWIHCFEGVTAIIFCVALSDYDLVLAEDEEMNRMHEAMKLFDSICNNKWFTDTSIILFLNKKDLFEDKIKKSPLTICFPEYAGSSTYEDAAAYVQCQFEDLNKRKDTKEIYSHFTCATDTKNVQFVFDAVTDVIIKNNLKDCGLF, from the exons ATGGGGTGCACCCTGAGCTCGGACGACAAGAGCGCCCAGGAGAGGAGTAAAATGATAGACAAAAACCTGCGGGATGATGGAGAGAAAGCGTCGCGAGAGGTCAAGCTGCTGCTGCTTG gggctGGTGAATCTGGGAAGAGTACAATTGTTAAACAGATGAA AATTATCCATGAGGCAGGCTACTCAGAGGAGGAGTGTAAACAGTACAGAGCCGTGGTCTACAGCAACACCATCCAGTCCATCATCGCCATCATAAGGGCAATGGGCCGCCTTAAAATTGACTTTGCAGATGGTGCCCGGGCT GATGACGCAAGGCAGCTTTTTGTACTTGCTGGCTCTGTGGATGAGGGATTCATGACTGGGGAGCTGGCTGGAATTATCCAGCGACTATGGAAGGATGCAGGAGTGCAGGCTTGTTTCAGCCGCTCCAGAGAGTACCAGCTGAATGACTCTGCCTCATA CTACCTGAATGACCTGGACCGAATATCCAGTGCTTCTTACGTCCCCACTCAGCAAGATGTCCTGAGAACCAGGGTGAAGACTACAGGTATCGTGGAGACCCACTTCACCTTCAAAGATCTTCACTTCAA AATGTTTGATGTGGGCGGTCAGAGATCTGAGAGGAAGAAATGGATCCACTGCTTTGAGGGTGTGACCGCCATTATCTTCTGTGTGGCTCTCAGCGATTATGACCTCGTCTTGGCTGAGGATGAGGAAATG AACCGAATGCATGAAGCTATGAAGCTGTTTGACAGCATCTGCAACAACAAGTGGTTCACAGACACTTCCATCATCCTGTTTCTCAACAAGAAGGACCTGTTTGAGGATAAGATCAAGAAAAGCCCACTTACTATTTGTTTCCCAGAGTATGCCG GATCCAGCACGTATGAGGATGCAGCCGCCTATGTTCAGTGTCAGTTTGAGGACCTGAATAAGAGGAAGGACACCAAAGAGATCTACTCCCACTTCACATGTGCCACAGATACAAAGAATGTGCAGTTTGTCTTTGACGCAGTCACTGATGTCATCATCAAAAACAACCTGAAAGACTGTGGGCTCTTTTAA